Proteins from a single region of Parambassis ranga chromosome 18, fParRan2.1, whole genome shotgun sequence:
- the LOC114451232 gene encoding odorant receptor 131-2-like, with product MVSHSELKTSAVVFLLIILHKSVILQLSDFSLQLWFGGLWQMNLSNNGRNFTTAVSRDALNVAIIKNVITVVLSISIVYVNATLVHTFKKHQIFNTNPRYILYIHLVINDIILLIMLTLLQLLSYILFTLNVTFCVIMLMVSIISSLNNPLTLAVMAVECYIAICFPLSHPQICTIKKTYAVITVIWTLSTLTILPDLFVVLATESNEFFHSKVFCLRENIFKNPNLNRKRDVTNIMFLVIVWFTLFYTYFRILFAAQAASANAKKARNTVMLHGFQLLLCMLSYLFNIMIEGLTSLFPSGVSTIRYLVALFIQILPRLISPMVYGLRDKTFRRYLIRYTMFYTTKAKIQPP from the exons gtctgcagctct GGTTTGGAGGACTGTGGCAGATGAATCTTTCAAACAATGGCAGGAATTTTACAACAGCGGTCTCTCGGGACGCCTTAAACGTAGCTATAATCAAGAATGTGATTACTGTGGTTCTCAGCATCTCCATCGTCTATGTCAATGCCACCCTGGTGCACACATTCAAAAAGCATCAG ATTTTCAACACGAACCCTCGTTACATCCTGTACATCCATCTGGTAATCAATGATATAATCCTGCTGATCATGTTAACCCTCCTTCAGCTTCTGAGTTACATCTTGTTCACCCTGAATGTCAccttttgtgtcattatgtTAATGGTTTCTATCATTTCAAGCCTAAACAACCCCCTGACACTCGCCGTCATGGCAGTGGAGTGTTACATCGCCATATGTTTCCCTCTCAGCCACCCACAGATCTGCACCATCAAGAAAACGTATGCTGTGATCACGGTGATCTGGACGCTCAGCACATTGACAATACTGCCCGATTTATTCGTCGTCTTGGCCACAGAATCCAATGAATTCTTTCACTCCAAAGTTTTCTGCCTGagagaaaatattttcaaaaaccCCAATCTTAATAGAAAGAGAGACGTAACCAACATCATGTTCTTGGTCATTGTTTGGTTCACTCTGTTCTACACGTACTTCAGAATCCTTTTCGCTGCACAGGCAGCCTCTGCTAATGCCAAGAAAGCCCGGAACACCGTCATGCTCCATGgcttccagctgctgctgtgtatgcTCAGCTACCTTTTTAACATCATGATAGAAGGCCTGACAAGCCTGTTCCCATCGGGGGTGTCGACCATTCGCTATTTGGTCGCACTGTTTATTCAGATTCTGCCTCGGCTCATCAGCCCAATGGTCTATGGGTTACGAGACAAGACGTTCAGAAGGTATCTGATAAGATACACTATGTTCTATACAACCAAGGCCAAGATCCAGCCACCCTGA